The Psychroflexus sp. ALD_RP9 region GCTCGTTCTAAAGGCTTCAACTGTAAGTCTTGGTCTAAATTAGCTCGTAAATCAACACCAGCTGATTGTTCGGTTTCGTAAGTAGGTAATTGATGTAGAGAGGTATTTTTTATAGTGACTTTCATCCTGACTAATTTTGTAACATATGTTTAATTTCATTTTTTTCATTAAAATAAATTAGCGTCATAAATGCTAATAAACTTGAAATACCGAAGATATAATTTTCTGGCATGACATAAAACGATATCGCGCTAATTACGACTGATAAACAAAAATAAAGACTGATGCGTTTTAATTGAAACGGTATTGGGTAATATTTACGTGAGTAGAAATATGAAATTAACATCATTGAAAAATAGGCTGCTAAGGTTGCAATTGCAGAACCCATATAACCAATTTGTGGAATTAAGCTGAAATTAATAACAAGTGTAATTATAGCGCCTAAAGTTGAAATATAAGCACCAAATTTAGTACGATCAGTCACTTTGTACCAAACCGAAAGGTTATGGTAAATCCCTAAACAAAAATTAGCAATAAGTAAAATTGGGACTATTGCTAAAGCTTCGTAGTAGCTCTCTTTTTGAAGAATGATTGATTTAATAGGGTTAATAAATACAACAACTCCAATTAAAATTAGTGCTCCAAAAATCACAAAATATTTTGTAATGATGGCATATGCAACTTCTGGTTGTTTACTATTAGAGTGGCTGAAAAAAAAAGGCTCAATTCCTAGTCGAAATGCTGTAACATAAAGCATCATAAATACAGCGATTTTATAACATGCGGAATAAGCACCGATAATTTCTTTAGGATTGTCTTCGGGCAATAAATAATTCAGTAAAATTCGATCGAATACCTCATTTACTGAAAAGGCTAACCCTGCAACCAAAACTGGCCAAGAGTAGTTTAACATTTGCCTTAGCAGTTTTGTATTTAGGCTAAGTTTAAGTTTAAAGTAAAATGGCAAGACTAATAATAAAGACGATAAGCTTGCAATTAAATTCGCGATAAACACATAACTAATTTGAAAATCATCAACATAAATCGCCTCTAAAAATTCAAATTTGCTGTGTAATTGAACTAACCAAGCTAAAAAGAAAAAATTAAGCAAGAAGTTAATACTTACATTTGTAATTTTTATAGCTGCAAATTTTACAGGCTTCTTATTAGCGCGCATATAAGCGAACGGAATAACAACTAAAACATCTAGAATTAATATACCTATTACATAAGCTAAATAGTCAGCTTTAATATCAAGAAATTGACTTATAGTATTTAGATTTAAAAAGGCCAAAGCCAAAAAAATGACACTTGTAATGATAAGCGACCAAGTTGATGTATTTACAACATCGTTTTGTTTGGTTTTTGATTGGTTGCTGTAAAACCTAAAAAAAGCAGTTTCCATACCATAAGTTAGTAGCACATTAAAAATAACAAAGTAGGCAAAAACAACTGAAAGTTCGCCATATAATTCACGATCGTCGAAATACTTTGTATGAACAATAACCAATAAAAAGCTAATCATTCGAGGCAAAACTGTTGCTAAGCCATAAATAAAGGTTTGTTTAAAAAGTGATTTATACGCTGACAAAGTAATTTAAATTGAAACTCAAATGTATTAAAATTAAAGTTAACCCATAAAAAAACTGCTTGAGTTATTCAAGCAGTTTTTTTTATTTAGTTGATGTAAATGTTACTCTACATTTACCATGATTTCATCTAATTCATAAGTACCATCAGCACCTGTACTACCGCTACCAATGTATTTGAAAGCAAAGTGACCATTAGCTTCAAAACATGACATATCTACAACACCTGATTCAACCCAGTTGCCAAAAAACTCGCCATCACTAACAATTGTTGCGTCATCAATTAAGCCCCAATCTGCATTTGCAACACCAGCTTCTGTACCATCCCAATTAGTAGAATACAACAACTGTAAGTTACTATCATCAGAGAAACTATTAGATGTTTTAAACTCTAATGTAACCTTAGTATTAGATTCAATATCAATTTCAGGAGAAATTAACCATGCTATACTGCTATCGTCACCAGATTGGAATGAGCCTATTCGAGCAGATGTTCCTAAAGAAGCATTTGTACCACCTGCTGAGTAAGTTTCCCATGTCACTGAGCCTGACTCGATATAATTAGTCCAACCAGCAACATTTACAGGACCAGTTCCTTGTCCTTCAAAATCAAGATTAATCAATTCATTAGCAGCTGCTGTTGTAGTTCCGCAAGAATAAACTAATGGGTCGCAACGCTCACCATTCATTTCACTAGCGTCTGCTTGTGAGTTTAGGTAGAATGTATACTTATCACCTTCAAAAGTCCTTGTTAAAACACCACTAATTTGACCCGAACCTTGAGGAATAGAAGCAGATTTAAAATCAGAAAAAGTTGATGTACTTAAAATTATTTGTCCGTTTCCTCCACAACTCTCTAAGGTTCTTTCTCCATCAAATTGATCAT contains the following coding sequences:
- a CDS encoding DUF5689 domain-containing protein, whose product is MKTLKFNHVLSLLFIATATLFTSCVGEDDYADITFSAVEPELDGNVVELSTIYGQLEQNDFDIVTFEASNDGQSTYAVGYVVSSDIGGNFYKELVIQDKPENPTFGISVQVDKAPLFTLFEVGQKVYIKLDGLSAAQDVDNPSDIASGEFGVAELGVNDGGQIGQIGQSFFGEHIIRASEVAEIVPTSVELGSITPNMLNTYVTFENVQFLRELLEFNQDGQVVSSVSYASEPNDQFDGERTLESCGGNGQIILSTSTFSDFKSASIPQGSGQISGVLTRTFEGDKYTFYLNSQADASEMNGERCDPLVYSCGTTTAAANELINLDFEGQGTGPVNVAGWTNYIESGSVTWETYSAGGTNASLGTSARIGSFQSGDDSSIAWLISPEIDIESNTKVTLEFKTSNSFSDDSNLQLLYSTNWDGTEAGVANADWGLIDDATIVSDGEFFGNWVESGVVDMSCFEANGHFAFKYIGSGSTGADGTYELDEIMVNVE
- a CDS encoding lipopolysaccharide biosynthesis protein; its protein translation is MSAYKSLFKQTFIYGLATVLPRMISFLLVIVHTKYFDDRELYGELSVVFAYFVIFNVLLTYGMETAFFRFYSNQSKTKQNDVVNTSTWSLIITSVIFLALAFLNLNTISQFLDIKADYLAYVIGILILDVLVVIPFAYMRANKKPVKFAAIKITNVSINFLLNFFFLAWLVQLHSKFEFLEAIYVDDFQISYVFIANLIASLSSLLLVLPFYFKLKLSLNTKLLRQMLNYSWPVLVAGLAFSVNEVFDRILLNYLLPEDNPKEIIGAYSACYKIAVFMMLYVTAFRLGIEPFFFSHSNSKQPEVAYAIITKYFVIFGALILIGVVVFINPIKSIILQKESYYEALAIVPILLIANFCLGIYHNLSVWYKVTDRTKFGAYISTLGAIITLVINFSLIPQIGYMGSAIATLAAYFSMMLISYFYSRKYYPIPFQLKRISLYFCLSVVISAISFYVMPENYIFGISSLLAFMTLIYFNEKNEIKHMLQN